In Candidatus Desulfofervidus auxilii, the following proteins share a genomic window:
- the sbcD gene encoding exonuclease subunit SbcD: MLKLLHTADWHLGKTFKNTDFSLLEIQQEILKEIVEITEKEDVDVVLIAGDIFDSYNPPFKAEELFYSTLRELTANGRRLVIAIAGNHDAPEKFDVPKPLAAGFHAMVICGSPQDDLSLFSFKTNHFGLKGERNFLQAIFPSKNASISLLLLPYPSEARLKVSTNYEVHLKNILQAIPPYRADEYIIVSHLFVQGGQKSGSERDFTIGGAQLIPLDFFPKYANYIALGHLHRYQCLGKNIFYSGSIFPFDIQEANQNKGVLLRQPDGKIEFYPFTRQKPVKSLNFNTINEALEQSVNFKNSLVFLRFPAIAASPEEIAKLKQAYSHNLLGFRFEMPKFWVDRPIAVADLTPEELFVEFYKEKYNQTPDEAVVRLFLKFVEELKNETC, from the coding sequence ATGCTTAAACTACTTCATACCGCAGACTGGCATTTGGGAAAGACATTTAAAAATACTGATTTTTCTTTATTGGAAATTCAGCAAGAGATTCTTAAAGAAATTGTAGAAATAACAGAGAAAGAAGATGTGGATGTAGTACTTATCGCTGGTGATATTTTTGATAGCTACAATCCTCCTTTTAAGGCTGAGGAATTATTTTATAGCACTTTAAGAGAATTAACGGCTAATGGAAGGAGACTTGTAATTGCTATTGCTGGTAATCATGATGCTCCAGAAAAGTTTGATGTGCCAAAACCTCTGGCAGCAGGTTTTCATGCGATGGTGATTTGTGGCAGTCCGCAGGATGATTTAAGCCTTTTTTCCTTTAAAACAAATCATTTTGGGCTTAAAGGAGAAAGGAATTTTCTTCAGGCTATTTTTCCATCAAAAAATGCATCTATTTCTTTGCTTTTATTGCCATATCCTTCAGAGGCACGCCTTAAAGTTAGCACAAATTACGAAGTGCACCTTAAAAATATTTTGCAGGCCATACCTCCATATAGAGCAGACGAATATATTATTGTCTCACATCTTTTTGTCCAGGGTGGGCAAAAGTCTGGTTCAGAAAGGGATTTCACCATCGGTGGAGCACAATTAATTCCTTTAGATTTTTTCCCAAAATATGCTAATTATATTGCTTTAGGTCATTTACACCGCTATCAATGTTTAGGAAAAAACATTTTTTACTCTGGCTCTATTTTTCCTTTTGATATACAGGAAGCAAATCAAAATAAAGGAGTGCTATTAAGACAACCAGATGGAAAGATTGAATTTTATCCTTTTACTCGTCAAAAACCTGTAAAATCTCTTAATTTTAATACTATTAATGAAGCTTTAGAACAAAGTGTGAATTTCAAAAATAGTCTAGTTTTTCTGCGTTTTCCAGCAATTGCAGCAAGTCCTGAAGAAATTGCTAAGCTTAAACAGGCATACAGTCATAATCTTTTAGGTTTTCGTTTTGAAATGCCTAAGTTTTGGGTTGATAGACCAATAGCTGTAGCAGATTTAACACCAGAAGAGCTTTTTGTTGAATTTTATAAGGAAAAATACAATCAAACACCAGATGAAGCTGTAGTAAGACTTTTTTTGAAATTTGTAGAAGAATTAAAGAATGAAACCTGTTAG
- a CDS encoding ATP-binding protein: protein MLSKKELLEIIKIHREIEKIDFKERLDLSNKPNKAKFAKLVAAIANTLSQEIGYIIVGIKDEKHSSSEESPIVGCSKISIDQLSQMIYQILSEWIEPVPRVNCEEFEIEGKKIIVIEIYSDNPPYMFKRNLQHSEVNIDSKEIPIRRGSHIFSANRMEIELMMKKYCQEKIEEEKRFFTEELDKAKDWEFIAEIACKKLYHKLSKNQRGKVLRSILERKPEYFNQWFGGE, encoded by the coding sequence ATGCTTTCTAAAAAAGAACTTTTAGAAATCATCAAGATACACAGAGAAATAGAAAAAATAGATTTTAAGGAAAGGTTAGATTTAAGTAATAAGCCCAATAAGGCAAAATTTGCTAAGCTTGTAGCTGCTATAGCAAATACTTTGTCCCAAGAAATAGGTTATATAATCGTTGGTATAAAAGATGAAAAACACTCATCTTCTGAAGAGTCTCCTATTGTAGGTTGTTCTAAAATCTCAATAGACCAATTAAGTCAGATGATTTATCAAATTTTATCAGAATGGATAGAGCCTGTGCCTAGGGTAAATTGTGAAGAGTTTGAGATTGAAGGTAAAAAAATAATAGTTATAGAAATTTACTCAGACAATCCTCCTTATATGTTTAAACGAAACTTGCAACATTCGGAGGTAAATATAGACTCAAAAGAAATTCCCATAAGAAGAGGTTCACACATATTTTCTGCAAATAGAATGGAGATAGAATTAATGATGAAAAAATATTGTCAGGAGAAAATAGAAGAAGAAAAGCGTTTTTTTACGGAAGAATTAGATAAGGCTAAAGATTGGGAATTTATTGCTGAAATTGCTTGTAAAAAACTTTATCACAAATTGTCTAAAAACCAGAGAGGAAAAGTGCTACGAAGTATTTTAGAGAGGAAGCCAGAATATTTCAATCAATGGTTTGGAGGTGAGTGA
- the csm5 gene encoding type III-A CRISPR-associated RAMP protein Csm5: MRIKLITLTPVHIGDGNSLKPLSYIIDKGWVYVLDIERLLADFSEKERESFLNWMENLLAQIDDIEEKIKSAGDNFEFLRRLKKQKREIEQRLDIHWFLKNRLETNISSIVKKFCLYRIPFEVQPTQDGFKTCLKTPSFNPYIPGTEIKGALRTAFLSFFLTQDKSFFKEVEIKIKEYYQKIHKSGLSPQNKRKKLEQIAKELESKILCYGRSDAKYDFFKFISIADTQPLPLSYLKIYLTQSLATKCYTKTWLEAISAGVEVIATLNIEKKSLFLEKLGHKKFEKYLSLDGLFNICFYKAKTLLEHEEKYFRNYPEIFKKIQFLKTQNRPDTPLLRLGAGQGFLSITVDLKLKQDSPQVYKMLRQAISFIRRWRTKEEFPKTRRVITNAMGEPKNLLGWVKLEKI, translated from the coding sequence ATGCGTATAAAACTTATCACCCTTACCCCTGTACATATTGGAGATGGAAATAGCTTAAAACCTCTTTCTTATATTATTGATAAAGGATGGGTTTATGTGCTTGATATAGAAAGGTTGCTTGCAGATTTTTCTGAAAAAGAAAGAGAAAGCTTTTTAAACTGGATGGAAAACCTATTAGCTCAAATAGATGATATAGAAGAAAAGATAAAATCAGCAGGGGATAACTTTGAATTTTTGCGAAGATTAAAAAAACAAAAAAGAGAAATAGAGCAAAGGCTTGATATCCATTGGTTTCTTAAGAATAGATTAGAGACAAATATTTCTTCTATTGTTAAAAAATTTTGCCTCTATAGAATTCCATTTGAAGTACAACCTACACAGGATGGGTTTAAAACTTGTCTTAAAACTCCATCGTTTAATCCGTACATACCTGGAACAGAAATAAAAGGAGCTTTACGAACGGCTTTTCTTTCCTTTTTTCTTACGCAAGATAAAAGTTTTTTTAAGGAAGTTGAGATAAAAATAAAAGAATATTATCAAAAAATCCATAAAAGTGGTCTTTCTCCACAAAATAAAAGAAAAAAACTGGAGCAAATAGCAAAAGAATTAGAATCTAAAATACTTTGTTATGGAAGATCTGATGCAAAATATGATTTTTTTAAATTTATCTCTATTGCTGACACTCAACCTTTACCTTTAAGTTATCTTAAGATTTATCTTACTCAAAGTCTTGCTACAAAATGTTATACTAAAACCTGGCTTGAAGCTATATCTGCTGGTGTGGAAGTTATTGCAACTCTAAACATAGAAAAGAAATCTTTATTTTTAGAAAAATTAGGGCATAAAAAATTTGAAAAATACTTATCTTTAGATGGACTTTTTAATATCTGTTTTTATAAAGCTAAAACTCTTTTAGAACATGAAGAGAAATACTTTCGGAATTATCCTGAGATCTTTAAAAAAATACAATTTTTAAAAACGCAAAATAGACCTGACACACCCTTATTGCGATTAGGAGCAGGGCAGGGATTTTTAAGTATAACGGTTGATTTGAAATTAAAACAAGACAGTCCGCAAGTTTATAAAATGTTAAGACAAGCTATTTCCTTCATCAGACGCTGGCGGACAAAAGAAGAGTTTCCTAAAACAAGGCGGGTAATTACAAATGCAATGGGAGAACCTAAAAATCTTTTAGGATGGGTAAAGTTGGAAAAAATTTAA
- a CDS encoding SMC family ATPase has translation MKPVSLEIEGLYSYRERQIIDFRPFYRYRLFGIFGKTGDGKSSILDAITYALFGKVDRLDKKAIKEAINPGSKQLKVIFNFEIDGIVYEIIRGIDRYGHSYVRLYKVVKEHKEPIAEKITEVSNRLDHILGLEFKDFTKVVILPQGKFSEFLKLSPANRAEMLEKLFGLEVYGEALWRKVTQYFEKLNILKEGKEKQLLALKDVSKKVIDDKKQEVEKIKKVLKEKEESKNKLEKYYQNLTKLADFLYRKKELEEKLNKLKLDEPIIKEKERRLKQAEEIAPFAHIFKEYEELKSSIPKIERLLKDLQNKEAKLEKKWQLAEKQLKEFAETLPQKLEELAHLEENARQAQKLEKDFIEKQKQLDKNKKQLDENKQALNYIAHILKKYRTQKQFLLHRQKRAKKTLERNAFNEEEKRTFNILQKYAPHLGKLKGWKEEIAELKQKIEIFKKEKKDCETRIKKIWQKWLPEIELPSPENAVDVLEDFRLKCEETLKTFDKVLEDFHQRHLAVSLAIRLKHGHPCPVCGSPIHPKPAQDKEISAKIKDTQREKEKLEKKIETINQIRKNLKPLVEKLVQINTKLQDKHQQYSEKFADFEKELENILRKLGLRLDVKGLKNLFDELQNKFELQNKASEELREIAEKLQQQEEKIQRERRKAEGHKKEIKHLLSLIGNLEKELVNIKTEIIEKIGKNSPEQLLNQVKEQRQKLDKKRQKLEEIRQKAQNDYLNIKTKLVKTKEQLRIKIQRKQELTEILIKETKKRHLDLAGLKSLLLSEKEMLALKQTIEKWKEEIENIKGQLKQIATQINDLPIQILPPGEPEATFKKLERLKEEIKYLQNQEGALENEVKNLEQKLSQKQKLEAEIKKDEEEIRLTFTLKDCLYGKALVKFAARHLFQNILYEANYILKDIIGEKFIIQMSKKEFDFSIYDQSLGHVRPIETLSGGETFLVSFSLALALSSYIQKTKARPIHFFFIDEGFGSLDEDLLDAVAEVLNQLKQQDRLVGIITHLEKFKQLLPAYILVKKDFTSTSIIELHI, from the coding sequence ATGAAACCTGTTAGTTTGGAAATTGAAGGTCTTTATAGCTACAGAGAACGACAAATTATAGATTTTCGTCCTTTTTATCGGTATCGCCTTTTTGGTATTTTTGGAAAGACTGGTGATGGTAAATCTAGTATTCTTGATGCTATAACCTATGCCCTTTTTGGGAAGGTGGATCGCCTTGATAAAAAGGCTATAAAAGAAGCTATTAATCCAGGTAGCAAGCAATTGAAGGTAATATTTAACTTTGAAATTGATGGAATAGTATATGAGATAATACGAGGAATAGATAGATATGGCCATAGTTATGTAAGACTTTATAAGGTAGTTAAAGAACATAAAGAGCCTATTGCAGAAAAAATAACTGAAGTAAGCAATCGTTTGGATCATATCTTGGGACTTGAGTTTAAAGACTTTACAAAGGTAGTTATTTTACCCCAAGGGAAGTTTTCAGAGTTTTTAAAACTTTCCCCTGCAAATCGGGCTGAGATGCTAGAAAAGCTTTTTGGACTTGAGGTTTATGGTGAAGCTTTATGGAGAAAGGTTACTCAATATTTTGAGAAGTTAAATATCTTAAAGGAAGGAAAAGAAAAACAACTTTTGGCATTAAAAGATGTAAGTAAAAAAGTAATAGATGATAAAAAACAGGAAGTTGAAAAAATAAAGAAGGTTTTAAAAGAAAAGGAAGAAAGCAAAAATAAACTTGAAAAATATTACCAAAATTTAACCAAATTAGCTGATTTTTTATATCGAAAAAAGGAATTAGAAGAAAAACTTAATAAATTAAAGCTAGATGAGCCAATTATAAAAGAGAAAGAAAGGCGTTTAAAACAGGCAGAAGAAATAGCACCTTTTGCTCATATATTTAAAGAATATGAAGAATTGAAAAGCTCTATCCCTAAAATAGAAAGATTATTAAAAGATTTGCAAAATAAAGAAGCAAAATTAGAGAAAAAATGGCAACTTGCAGAAAAACAACTAAAAGAATTTGCAGAAACCCTTCCTCAAAAATTAGAAGAACTTGCCCATTTGGAAGAAAACGCCAGACAGGCGCAGAAACTAGAGAAAGATTTTATAGAAAAACAAAAACAGCTTGATAAAAATAAAAAACAGCTAGATGAAAACAAACAGGCATTAAATTATATAGCCCATATTTTAAAAAAATATAGGACACAAAAACAATTCCTGTTGCATAGACAGAAAAGGGCAAAAAAGACCTTAGAAAGAAATGCCTTCAATGAAGAAGAAAAAAGGACTTTTAATATCTTACAAAAATATGCTCCTCATTTGGGTAAATTAAAAGGCTGGAAAGAGGAAATAGCAGAACTTAAACAAAAAATAGAGATATTTAAAAAAGAAAAAAAAGACTGCGAGACAAGAATAAAAAAGATATGGCAGAAATGGCTGCCTGAAATTGAATTGCCTTCACCTGAAAATGCAGTAGATGTATTAGAAGACTTTAGGCTAAAATGTGAGGAGACATTAAAGACTTTTGATAAAGTTTTAGAAGATTTCCACCAAAGACACCTGGCAGTGAGTTTGGCCATCAGGCTTAAACATGGGCATCCTTGTCCTGTTTGTGGTTCTCCTATCCATCCTAAACCTGCACAGGATAAGGAGATTAGTGCAAAAATAAAAGACACTCAGAGGGAAAAAGAAAAGCTTGAGAAAAAAATAGAAACAATAAATCAAATTAGAAAAAATTTAAAACCTCTTGTTGAAAAATTGGTGCAAATAAATACCAAATTACAGGATAAACATCAACAATACTCAGAAAAATTTGCTGATTTTGAAAAAGAGCTAGAAAATATTTTAAGGAAATTAGGTTTAAGGCTTGATGTAAAAGGATTAAAAAATCTGTTTGATGAATTACAAAACAAATTTGAATTGCAAAATAAGGCTAGCGAAGAACTTAGAGAGATTGCAGAAAAATTGCAACAGCAAGAAGAAAAAATACAAAGAGAAAGGCGTAAAGCCGAAGGTCATAAAAAAGAAATTAAGCACTTATTGAGTTTGATAGGAAATTTAGAAAAGGAACTAGTAAATATCAAGACAGAAATAATAGAAAAAATTGGCAAAAACTCTCCTGAGCAACTCCTTAATCAAGTTAAAGAACAAAGGCAAAAATTAGATAAAAAGAGACAAAAATTGGAGGAAATAAGGCAAAAAGCACAAAATGATTACTTAAATATCAAAACAAAATTGGTTAAAACTAAAGAACAGTTAAGGATCAAAATACAGAGAAAACAAGAGTTAACAGAAATTCTTATAAAAGAAACAAAAAAGAGACATCTTGATTTAGCAGGCTTAAAAAGTCTTTTACTTTCAGAAAAAGAAATGCTTGCCTTAAAACAAACTATTGAAAAATGGAAAGAAGAAATAGAGAATATCAAAGGGCAATTAAAACAGATAGCAACTCAGATAAACGACCTGCCCATCCAGATCCTACCTCCAGGTGAACCTGAAGCTACTTTTAAAAAACTGGAAAGATTAAAAGAAGAAATAAAATACTTACAAAATCAAGAAGGGGCATTGGAAAATGAAGTAAAAAATTTAGAGCAAAAATTAAGTCAAAAACAAAAACTTGAAGCAGAAATCAAAAAAGATGAAGAGGAAATTAGGTTAACTTTCACTTTAAAAGATTGCCTTTATGGAAAGGCGTTAGTAAAATTTGCAGCCAGACATTTATTCCAAAATATTTTATATGAAGCCAATTACATTCTTAAAGATATAATTGGAGAAAAATTTATTATCCAGATGAGCAAAAAGGAATTTGATTTTTCTATTTATGACCAGTCTTTAGGTCATGTGCGCCCGATTGAGACCCTTTCTGGAGGAGAGACATTTTTGGTTTCCTTTTCTTTAGCTCTTGCCCTTTCTTCATATATTCAAAAGACAAAGGCACGTCCTATCCACTTTTTCTTCATTGATGAGGGTTTTGGAAGCCTTGATGAGGATCTATTAGATGCAGTGGCAGAAGTGCTTAATCAATTAAAACAACAGGATAGATTAGTGGGGATTATTACACATTTAGAAAAATTTAAACAACTTTTACCAGCCTACATCTTAGTAAAAAAAGATTTTACATCAACAAGCATTATTGAACTGCATATTTAA
- the cas2 gene encoding CRISPR-associated endonuclease Cas2 — protein sequence MRSLFVISYDISDDKRRDRMRKFLKDYGHRVQKSVFECFLTKEILVEVKRGIERIISEKEDRVRIYQICRACRKRAEISGFAEVPEEEEFVIV from the coding sequence ATGAGGAGTTTGTTTGTTATTTCTTATGATATATCTGATGATAAAAGACGAGATAGGATGCGTAAATTTTTAAAAGATTATGGTCATAGGGTGCAAAAGAGTGTGTTTGAATGTTTTTTGACAAAGGAGATACTTGTAGAGGTAAAAAGAGGGATAGAAAGGATTATAAGTGAAAAGGAAGATAGGGTAAGAATTTATCAAATCTGCCGAGCTTGTCGCAAGCGTGCTGAAATAAGTGGATTTGCAGAGGTGCCAGAAGAAGAGGAGTTTGTAATTGTATGA
- the cas2 gene encoding CRISPR-associated endonuclease Cas2: protein MKEKQFIVASYDIRDEERLRKVAKVMEDYGFRVLYSVFECYIERDLFEQMKRRVEKIIDPLEDSVIYYFLCEHCREKIEHIGRTPFYLEEEKVEVV from the coding sequence ATGAAAGAAAAACAATTTATTGTGGCAAGTTATGATATAAGGGATGAAGAAAGACTTAGAAAAGTAGCAAAGGTGATGGAAGATTATGGTTTTAGAGTGCTTTATAGTGTGTTTGAATGTTATATTGAAAGAGATTTATTTGAACAGATGAAGAGAAGGGTTGAAAAAATTATTGATCCACTTGAAGATAGCGTAATTTATTATTTTCTTTGTGAGCATTGTAGAGAAAAAATTGAGCATATTGGCAGAACACCTTTTTATTTAGAAGAAGAAAAGGTAGAAGTTGTTTAA
- a CDS encoding CRISPR-associated primase-polymerase type A1 has product MQQVGYHCLKLIKQELEKGHEGKAIELALRYFSKDFNDPELYYEWGKTFELLGIAKKAIESYGLALKLSPNNPRYLKPLAILFYETGFLEKAFGAFKKLIKLIPDDKEINNYWVNLLEELDLKGASESLKGIEKKDSLIRYFPPSLGKEEIEIFLRLFSGKERGFAEQILDKKTALSQLIFYNLPLMPDFARAHILGQKTLFFFPLRSDNHVKSGIIAFFISKREKFLYARQPAYLMLKSEKLRDYCLEAQKTLNNVFDIPAYLERVNQFFYRLWIFLEDFIHFLQVKRFLREIIQRLPYPEFGIVVEPLLPTKPVGIGWKETPIFLPLGLNKETNERSLFIDENGEPYLEQIKFLKRINEFNPLEIKTFIRRRVKEIEKKGSEEILNKLRENCPIIDMLVKKAQAGRILNYQEKLILFYTIGLLNNNLLHQILYPTPDYNFFKVKRILKAMKPNPISCIKIRELVPELSLSLDCHCVFDLSDGRYPSPLLHINRYLVPPEEDRFSLKRSSLKHLIKIFIEFYQEKERIEWKLQKLEKELKKAFLKKGLKEYEIEGIRLMLEGENLILRK; this is encoded by the coding sequence ATGCAGCAGGTAGGCTATCATTGCCTAAAATTAATCAAGCAAGAGCTTGAAAAAGGGCATGAAGGCAAAGCAATAGAATTAGCATTAAGATATTTCTCAAAAGATTTTAATGACCCAGAGCTTTATTATGAATGGGGAAAGACTTTTGAATTGCTTGGTATAGCAAAAAAGGCAATAGAAAGTTATGGATTGGCTTTAAAACTTTCTCCCAACAATCCTCGTTATTTAAAACCTTTGGCTATTCTCTTTTATGAGACAGGATTTTTAGAAAAGGCTTTTGGAGCATTTAAAAAGTTAATAAAGCTTATTCCAGATGATAAAGAAATAAATAATTATTGGGTTAATCTTTTAGAGGAGCTTGATTTAAAAGGGGCAAGTGAAAGTTTAAAAGGGATTGAGAAAAAGGATTCATTAATTAGGTATTTTCCACCAAGTCTTGGCAAAGAAGAAATAGAAATCTTTTTAAGGCTTTTTTCTGGTAAAGAAAGAGGATTTGCAGAACAAATTTTGGATAAAAAGACTGCCCTTTCACAATTGATTTTTTATAATCTTCCACTTATGCCAGATTTTGCAAGAGCACATATCTTAGGACAAAAAACACTTTTCTTTTTCCCTTTAAGAAGTGATAATCATGTAAAATCTGGAATTATTGCTTTTTTTATTTCTAAAAGAGAAAAATTTCTTTATGCAAGACAGCCAGCCTATTTAATGTTAAAGAGCGAAAAATTAAGAGATTATTGTCTTGAAGCACAAAAAACACTCAATAATGTTTTTGATATACCTGCTTATTTAGAAAGGGTTAATCAATTTTTTTATCGCTTATGGATATTTTTAGAAGATTTTATTCATTTTTTGCAAGTAAAAAGATTTTTAAGAGAAATTATACAAAGATTGCCTTATCCTGAGTTTGGTATTGTGGTTGAGCCACTTTTGCCTACAAAACCAGTTGGTATAGGCTGGAAAGAAACTCCAATCTTTCTACCTCTTGGACTTAATAAAGAGACAAATGAAAGGAGTCTTTTTATTGATGAAAATGGGGAGCCTTATTTAGAGCAGATTAAATTTTTAAAAAGAATAAATGAATTTAATCCTTTGGAAATAAAGACATTTATAAGGCGTAGAGTAAAAGAGATAGAGAAAAAGGGGAGTGAAGAAATATTAAATAAACTTAGGGAAAATTGTCCAATTATTGATATGTTAGTAAAGAAAGCACAAGCAGGTCGGATACTCAATTATCAAGAAAAACTTATTTTGTTTTATACAATAGGTCTGCTTAATAATAATTTGTTGCATCAGATTCTTTATCCTACACCTGATTATAATTTTTTTAAAGTTAAACGAATATTAAAGGCTATGAAACCAAATCCTATAAGCTGTATAAAAATTAGAGAGCTTGTGCCAGAATTAAGCCTAAGTCTTGACTGTCATTGTGTGTTTGATTTAAGTGATGGACGTTATCCTTCTCCTTTATTGCATATAAATCGTTATCTTGTACCACCTGAGGAAGATAGATTTAGTTTAAAAAGAAGTTCATTAAAACATTTAATAAAGATATTTATAGAGTTTTATCAAGAAAAGGAAAGGATTGAATGGAAGCTTCAAAAACTTGAAAAAGAGTTAAAAAAGGCATTTTTAAAGAAGGGTTTAAAAGAATATGAAATTGAAGGCATAAGATTAATGCTTGAAGGAGAAAATTTGATTTTAAGAAAATAA
- the cas1 gene encoding CRISPR-associated endonuclease Cas1 encodes MSIFYAIEQGLSLHKDGERLIAKKEGKVLKVIHFHNLEQLVIIGRISLSPAVIFTLLKRGIDTVFLTTSGKYLGRLSPLMSKNIELRIKQFERLKEFDFKLEIAKAVIKGKIENQRMLLRRINRKGLGLEDTILKLKKFVQKVDEETNIESLRGIEGSASRLYFSAYAKGFLEEVNFLKRERRPPKDPVNALLSLGYTLLFSNIFSIISMVGLDPYFGCYHTIDYGRPSLVLDLMEEWRPVIVDTLILSIFNLKVIKEEDFTKDEEGLYLARDGWRKFISQFERKMAEKVTHPLKAAKISYRSYMEEQTRLFVRALKGEDKYRAAVFR; translated from the coding sequence ATGTCCATTTTTTATGCAATAGAACAAGGTTTAAGCCTTCATAAGGATGGAGAAAGATTAATTGCTAAAAAAGAAGGTAAGGTCTTAAAAGTAATTCATTTTCATAATCTTGAACAATTAGTCATAATTGGAAGGATTTCCCTTTCTCCAGCAGTGATTTTTACTTTGCTTAAAAGGGGAATTGACACAGTTTTTCTTACCACATCAGGTAAATATTTAGGGAGACTTTCTCCTTTGATGAGCAAAAATATAGAACTTAGGATAAAACAATTTGAAAGATTAAAAGAGTTTGATTTTAAACTTGAGATAGCAAAGGCAGTTATAAAAGGAAAGATAGAAAATCAAAGGATGTTACTTAGGAGGATAAATAGGAAGGGACTTGGGCTTGAGGATACTATTTTGAAATTAAAAAAGTTTGTTCAAAAGGTAGATGAAGAAACAAATATAGAAAGTTTGAGAGGGATTGAAGGAAGTGCAAGTAGATTATATTTTTCTGCCTATGCAAAAGGTTTTTTAGAGGAGGTTAATTTTTTAAAACGGGAGCGCAGACCACCTAAAGATCCAGTTAATGCTCTTTTAAGCCTTGGTTATACACTGCTTTTTAGCAATATTTTTTCCATTATAAGCATGGTTGGATTAGACCCATATTTTGGTTGTTATCATACAATAGATTATGGTAGACCTTCTTTAGTGTTAGATTTGATGGAAGAATGGAGACCAGTAATTGTTGATACATTGATTTTAAGTATTTTTAATCTTAAGGTTATAAAAGAAGAGGATTTTACAAAAGATGAAGAGGGGCTTTATTTGGCTAGAGATGGATGGCGAAAGTTTATTTCTCAATTTGAAAGGAAAATGGCAGAAAAAGTAACACATCCTTTAAAAGCGGCAAAAATTAGCTATAGAAGCTATATGGAAGAACAGACAAGGCTTTTTGTGCGTGCACTTAAAGGAGAAGATAAATACAGGGCAGCGGTGTTTAGATGA
- a CDS encoding putative glycoside hydrolase, translating to MWKLFIFLVIFWTNTLFADPHKGIFVTIWNMASSKKVENIINLVERTELNTLVIDVKDGHGNLIFDWVNRLDEIIKNLHERKIYLIGRIVVFKDSKLAVEMPSIALKKQNGDFWTDNLGGKWVDPSAKEAWKYNVEIAKKAIKIGFDEINFDYIRFPSEGNLNEIVYPRWDQKKSKSQVIKKCFEYFYENLKPLGKPISIDFFAYSIFCNHDLGIGQKFVDILNYFDYICPMVYPSHYNSGNFGFSNPAKHPYEVVYKTLSQAKNIILEKGAKTKIRPWLQDFDL from the coding sequence TTGTGGAAATTATTTATTTTCCTTGTCATTTTTTGGACAAACACTCTATTCGCCGATCCACATAAAGGAATTTTTGTTACCATTTGGAATATGGCTAGTTCTAAAAAGGTTGAAAATATAATTAATTTAGTTGAAAGAACAGAGCTAAATACATTAGTAATTGATGTAAAAGATGGTCATGGCAATTTAATCTTTGATTGGGTTAATAGACTTGATGAGATAATTAAAAATCTTCATGAAAGAAAAATCTATCTAATCGGACGCATTGTTGTATTTAAAGATTCAAAATTAGCAGTTGAGATGCCATCAATTGCTTTAAAAAAGCAAAATGGAGATTTTTGGACTGATAACCTTGGAGGGAAATGGGTTGACCCTTCTGCAAAAGAAGCTTGGAAATATAATGTAGAAATAGCAAAAAAAGCAATTAAGATTGGTTTTGATGAGATAAACTTTGATTATATCCGTTTTCCATCTGAGGGAAATTTAAATGAAATAGTTTATCCAAGATGGGATCAAAAAAAGAGCAAGTCGCAAGTTATTAAAAAATGCTTTGAATATTTTTATGAAAATTTAAAACCATTGGGCAAGCCTATTTCAATTGATTTTTTTGCCTATAGTATTTTTTGCAATCATGACTTAGGGATAGGTCAAAAATTTGTTGATATCCTTAATTATTTTGACTATATCTGCCCTATGGTTTATCCTTCTCATTATAATAGCGGTAATTTTGGTTTTTCCAATCCTGCTAAACATCCTTATGAGGTTGTCTATAAAACACTGTCTCAGGCAAAAAATATTATTTTAGAAAAAGGAGCAAAAACAAAAATTCGTCCTTGGCTTCAAGATTTTGACTTA